One Pseudomonas tolaasii NCPPB 2192 genomic window carries:
- a CDS encoding bifunctional diguanylate cyclase/phosphodiesterase: MTMTEQLNALGSILAQGSLHSLFQPIICLSERRILGYEALSRGPSNSPLHSPVALFSVASHAGRLSELEMACRESACRRFSEQKLPGKLFLNISPESLMETAHQPGRTLQLLRDFGIPPSQVVIELTEQTPTDDFDLLQTALHHYRDMGFAIALDDLGAGYSSLRLWSELRPDYVKIDRHFIDGIHQDALKREFVGSILQIAKASRAQVIAEGIELPEELAVLTEMGVDLVQGYLLCRPQEQPPQEVRLMLPKQDNANIALSEEGSDLSALLNEQPAVDQDTATAQVLESFRRQANLNSLAVLDARGHPVGIVHRHSLSDALLKPFATDLFARKPISRLMSDDFLAVELSQSLQQVSRLLTSRARQRIEEDFIITLNGDYLGLGRVIDVLKLITELKIQQARYANPLTLLPGNVPIQQCLTRLLQQQRESVICYVDIDSFKPFNDIYGYGRGDEVLLCLAQCLNDRVDPSRDFVGHIGGDDFLLVLGPQDWRKRLNQLLDDFHTQCRRFYRAEHLDAGCFVALNRQGVRQEFALLSLSIGVVHLYPQACGQLDASQLAELASQAKHHAKDVAGYSIHVIDSMDMLPQAL; this comes from the coding sequence ATGACCATGACCGAACAGCTGAATGCATTGGGCTCAATCCTGGCTCAAGGCAGTTTGCACAGCCTGTTCCAACCGATCATCTGCCTGTCCGAGCGACGTATTCTCGGCTACGAAGCCTTAAGCCGCGGCCCGTCCAATAGCCCGCTGCACTCTCCCGTTGCCTTGTTCTCCGTGGCCAGCCACGCCGGGCGTCTCAGTGAGCTGGAAATGGCCTGCCGCGAAAGCGCCTGCCGCCGCTTCAGCGAACAAAAACTGCCGGGCAAGTTGTTTTTGAACATCTCGCCGGAATCCCTGATGGAAACCGCGCACCAGCCGGGGCGCACCCTGCAACTGTTGCGCGACTTCGGCATTCCGCCGAGCCAAGTGGTGATCGAACTCACCGAACAAACGCCCACCGATGATTTCGACCTGCTGCAAACCGCCCTGCACCACTACCGCGACATGGGTTTTGCCATCGCGCTGGATGACCTGGGCGCCGGGTACTCCAGCTTGCGCCTGTGGTCGGAGCTGCGCCCGGATTACGTGAAGATCGACCGGCACTTTATCGACGGCATTCATCAGGATGCGCTCAAGCGCGAATTCGTTGGCTCGATCCTGCAGATCGCCAAGGCTTCACGCGCCCAAGTGATTGCAGAAGGTATCGAGTTGCCGGAAGAACTGGCGGTGCTGACCGAGATGGGCGTCGACCTGGTTCAGGGCTACTTGCTGTGCCGCCCTCAGGAACAGCCGCCGCAGGAAGTTCGCCTGATGCTGCCCAAGCAGGACAACGCCAACATCGCCCTCAGCGAAGAAGGCAGCGACCTCAGCGCCCTGCTCAACGAACAACCGGCGGTGGACCAGGACACCGCCACCGCCCAGGTGCTGGAATCCTTTCGCCGCCAGGCCAACCTCAACTCGCTGGCGGTGCTGGACGCGCGCGGCCACCCGGTGGGGATCGTGCACCGGCATTCGCTGTCCGACGCCCTGCTCAAGCCGTTTGCTACCGATCTGTTCGCACGCAAGCCCATCAGCCGCTTGATGAGCGATGACTTTCTCGCGGTGGAACTAAGCCAGTCCTTGCAACAAGTGAGTCGCCTGCTGACCAGCCGCGCACGGCAACGAATTGAAGAAGATTTCATCATCACGTTGAATGGCGACTATCTAGGCCTGGGCCGGGTGATCGACGTGCTCAAGCTGATCACCGAACTGAAAATCCAGCAGGCGCGTTATGCCAACCCGCTGACGCTGCTGCCGGGCAACGTGCCGATCCAGCAGTGCCTCACGCGGCTGCTGCAGCAACAGCGCGAGTCGGTGATTTGCTATGTGGATATCGACAGTTTCAAGCCGTTCAACGATATCTATGGCTATGGGCGCGGGGATGAAGTGTTGCTGTGCCTGGCGCAATGCCTGAATGACCGGGTCGACCCCAGCCGCGATTTCGTCGGGCATATTGGCGGCGATGATTTTTTGCTGGTGTTGGGGCCGCAGGATTGGCGCAAGCGGCTTAACCAGTTGCTGGATGACTTCCACACCCAATGCCGGCGCTTCTACCGGGCCGAACACCTTGATGCCGGCTGTTTCGTGGCGCTGAACCGCCAGGGCGTGCGCCAGGAGTTCGCCCTGCTGTCACTGTCGATCGGCGTGGTGCATTTATATCCACAGGCCTGTGGACAACTGGATGCCAGCCAGTTGGCTGAACTGGCGTCACAGGCCAAGCATCATGCCAAGGACGTTGCCGGCTACAGCATTCACGTCATCGACAGCATGGATATGCTGCCCCAGGCGCTTTAG
- a CDS encoding helix-turn-helix domain-containing protein, whose protein sequence is MDIQIISRDGAPEYAVLPWDQYQALLKAAGQQPPTLAPSPVVSAAEPDLRPLADLRGLREAKGLAIETLARTVGISPSYLGLIESGERQPDAAIRRSLAWELGVAGWRDES, encoded by the coding sequence ATGGATATTCAGATCATTTCACGCGATGGCGCACCCGAGTATGCGGTGTTGCCATGGGACCAGTACCAGGCGCTGCTAAAAGCCGCCGGTCAGCAGCCACCCACTCTTGCTCCTTCTCCTGTTGTCAGCGCGGCCGAGCCGGATCTGCGCCCGCTCGCAGACTTGCGCGGCCTGCGCGAGGCCAAGGGCCTGGCCATCGAAACCCTGGCCCGCACCGTGGGCATTAGCCCTTCGTATCTCGGATTGATTGAAAGTGGTGAGCGCCAGCCGGATGCCGCGATACGCCGCAGCCTGGCCTGGGAATTGGGCGTTGCAGGGTGGAGGGATGAATCTTGA
- a CDS encoding YkvA family protein, which translates to MKPPFNFTRFLPMAARLLGRGRLPTLLFAVAAKGSSQGNRLGKLKDDLKLLQALCLAYWRGEYRAISPKALISVVAGLMYFLSPIDAIPDFIPVFGMLDDIAVLAWVMKTLDGELSAFRAWRDAQRPEKLRVVERLPATPELLARENPQKNA; encoded by the coding sequence ATGAAACCACCCTTCAATTTCACCCGTTTCCTGCCAATGGCTGCTCGCTTGCTGGGTCGAGGGCGCCTGCCCACCTTGCTGTTCGCGGTGGCCGCCAAAGGCTCAAGCCAGGGTAACCGCCTGGGCAAACTCAAGGATGATCTCAAGTTGCTTCAGGCACTGTGCCTGGCGTACTGGCGCGGCGAATACCGTGCGATCAGCCCCAAGGCGTTGATCTCGGTGGTGGCAGGGCTCATGTACTTTCTCAGCCCCATCGATGCGATTCCGGACTTTATCCCCGTGTTCGGCATGCTCGATGACATCGCCGTGCTGGCATGGGTCATGAAGACCCTGGACGGCGAGCTGAGCGCTTTTCGCGCCTGGCGTGACGCCCAGCGCCCGGAAAAGCTGAGAGTCGTTGAGCGCTTGCCTGCGACGCCTGAGCTGCTGGCCCGGGAGAACCCGCAAAAAAACGCATGA